Part of the Brevibacillus brevis genome is shown below.
GATTTCATGTTGGGAGCAGCGGGAGAGCAGGTCCTCCGCCTCCAGCTCGATGGGATTGCCGAAGCGGTCCTGTCCGCGCAGCTTGATCCATTGGTGACGGCGCACATCGCCGCGCAGGCCCGGGATGCTCAGGCAGCCTTCCGGATAATCAAATTGCTCGCCTTTGAAGTCCACGATTTCAGGGTTGACGATCTCGATCAATCCATCGCCGCAATCCATGACGATCACGCGCTTGGAGATGCCCACCTGCGGTGCCGCCAGGCCTACCCCGTCGGCATCGTACATGGTTTCGGCCATGTCGTCCAACAGCTTGTGCAGATTGGAGTTGAATTTGGTGACCACGACCGCTTTTTCCCGTAGGATCGGATCTGGATGTTTTACGATATTGCGAATAGCCATGTGCTTGTTATCCTCCCTAAAGCAGTACGTACGGATCAACGTCTATCGTCATGAGTACTTTCTGCTGTTTGTTCCATTCTTCAAACGCAGCGGTCGCCCTGGCCAGCAAGGCGGAAAGCTGCGGTTCATCCCGATATTTTAACATGATCTGAAAACGAAATCTATCCTTCACTCGGGCAATAGGCGACGCTACCGGTCCGAGCAGGATCGTCGTCTCGGCAAGACGAGGCCGCAAATAGTCCGC
Proteins encoded:
- the def gene encoding peptide deformylase is translated as MAIRNIVKHPDPILREKAVVVTKFNSNLHKLLDDMAETMYDADGVGLAAPQVGISKRVIVMDCGDGLIEIVNPEIVDFKGEQFDYPEGCLSIPGLRGDVRRHQWIKLRGQDRFGNPIELEAEDLLSRCSQHEIDHLNGVLFIDVADKVYQVSPDEEGE